From the Balneola sp. genome, one window contains:
- the gap gene encoding type I glyceraldehyde-3-phosphate dehydrogenase gives MGKIKVGINGFGRIGRMVTRSILTNHKDTIEIVGVNDLTDTKSLAHLFKYDSAQGTYPGDVSVDGDKMTIDGMSFAVSAERDPANLKWGDLGAEVVVESTGFFRDVESAGKHLKAGAKKVVISAPASGDIQTIVLGVNDEEISDDIEIYSNASCTTNCLAPMAKVLDDNFGLVKGFMTTIHSYTGDQQLVDGPHKDLRRARAAAVNIVPTTTGAAKAVGLVLPHLDGKLDGGAVRVPTVTGSLTDFVCEVEKETTAEEVNAAFKAAAEGPMKGILEYADVELVSSDIIGNPHSNIYDSQLTKVDGKLVKIIGWYDNEAGYSARTADLITKIV, from the coding sequence ATGGGAAAAATTAAAGTAGGTATTAACGGGTTTGGCCGCATTGGTAGAATGGTTACTCGTTCAATCCTGACTAACCACAAAGATACAATTGAAATTGTAGGGGTAAATGACCTTACAGATACAAAATCTCTAGCTCATCTCTTTAAGTACGACTCAGCTCAGGGGACGTATCCAGGCGATGTTTCTGTGGATGGAGATAAGATGACTATCGACGGAATGAGCTTTGCTGTAAGTGCTGAAAGAGATCCTGCGAACTTGAAATGGGGTGATCTTGGTGCTGAAGTTGTTGTTGAATCAACAGGTTTTTTCCGTGATGTTGAAAGTGCAGGAAAACATCTAAAAGCAGGTGCTAAGAAAGTTGTTATTTCAGCTCCGGCATCAGGTGACATTCAGACCATCGTATTGGGTGTCAACGATGAAGAGATTTCAGACGACATCGAAATCTATTCTAACGCAAGTTGTACAACAAACTGCCTTGCGCCTATGGCTAAGGTACTTGACGACAACTTCGGGTTGGTGAAAGGTTTCATGACCACTATTCACTCATACACCGGCGATCAGCAGTTAGTTGACGGGCCGCATAAAGATCTTCGTCGTGCGCGTGCTGCAGCGGTAAACATCGTGCCTACTACTACAGGTGCAGCTAAAGCTGTTGGACTGGTTCTTCCTCATCTTGATGGAAAATTAGACGGGGGAGCTGTTCGTGTGCCAACCGTAACTGGTTCACTTACTGATTTTGTATGTGAAGTGGAAAAAGAAACAACTGCAGAAGAAGTGAATGCAGCTTTTAAAGCAGCTGCTGAAGGCCCTATGAAAGGTATCCTCGAGTACGCTGATGTTGAGCTTGTTTCTTCAGACATTATTGGAAACCCACACTCAAATATCTATGACAGTCAGCTTACCAAAGTTGATGGGAAATTGGTGAAAATTATCGGCTGGTACGATAATGAAGCCGGTTACTCCGCCAGAACTGCCGACCTGATTACTAAGATTGTTTAA
- a CDS encoding acetamidase, giving the protein MRRVLIILVGITSFLLSACVESNRDTTGVVVDYELSSDQTHNRWSSTIEPVLTVPSGSVIKVGTEEASDKQLNVNSTLEDLANLSFDPIHPLTGPVYVENAQPGDVLKVTLHKIEMGDWGWTAIVPGFGFLSDEFTEPYLKTFELGKDRKTAKFSENIEIPLKPFPGVMGVAPDTEEMLSTIPPRKNGGNMDDPNMTEGTVVYFPVLVEGALFSIGDTHAAQGHGEVCGTAIEAPMSIIYEVELIKEGKTISEPQYETEDYYAVTAFATTIDEAAKKATGFMIDYLVEEKGMNRQDAYALCSLAGDLKIAEVVDGPHMLVSMHMPKDIFK; this is encoded by the coding sequence ATGAGAAGGGTACTTATTATTTTAGTAGGAATTACAAGCTTTTTGTTATCAGCTTGTGTTGAATCAAATCGTGATACAACAGGTGTTGTTGTGGACTATGAGCTCTCATCAGACCAAACCCACAACCGGTGGAGCAGCACCATAGAGCCGGTACTTACCGTGCCTTCGGGTTCAGTTATTAAAGTCGGAACCGAAGAAGCTTCCGATAAACAGTTGAACGTGAATTCTACGCTCGAAGACTTAGCCAATTTAAGCTTTGATCCCATTCATCCCTTAACCGGACCAGTGTATGTTGAAAATGCACAGCCCGGAGATGTGTTAAAAGTAACCCTGCATAAAATTGAAATGGGCGATTGGGGATGGACCGCTATTGTCCCCGGTTTTGGTTTTCTATCAGATGAATTTACAGAGCCATATCTAAAAACCTTTGAACTGGGTAAGGATAGAAAGACGGCTAAATTTTCTGAGAATATTGAGATTCCATTAAAGCCATTCCCGGGTGTGATGGGAGTAGCCCCTGATACCGAAGAAATGCTTTCGACTATTCCTCCGCGGAAGAATGGAGGGAATATGGATGACCCAAACATGACTGAAGGGACGGTTGTATACTTTCCGGTGTTAGTTGAAGGCGCTTTATTTTCCATTGGAGATACGCATGCGGCGCAGGGTCATGGAGAAGTTTGTGGTACAGCCATCGAAGCACCTATGAGCATTATTTACGAGGTTGAACTTATCAAAGAAGGAAAGACCATAAGTGAACCTCAATATGAAACAGAAGATTATTACGCGGTTACTGCTTTTGCTACAACCATTGATGAGGCCGCTAAAAAGGCTACCGGCTTTATGATTGATTATTTGGTTGAAGAAAAAGGCATGAATCGACAAGACGCGTACGCATTGTGTTCATTAGCCGGAGACCTAAAAATTGCTGAAGTCGTTGACGGTCCTCACATGTTGGTTTCCATGCATATGCCTAAAGACATTTTCAAATAA
- a CDS encoding peptidase M20, protein MKYSPLFLVFLFIINAGCTAQQTKPSLDTEQLIEDLRVISSDEMEGRRTGTEGNKKARKYLVKRFEEEGAKPFQGSFTHSFDFTSRGGEERSGINVIGQIEGESDSVLVITAHYDHLGMEDSLIYNGADDDASGTAALLAYIDYFNQVKPNHTLVFAAFDAEEMGLQGARALVKDSVFLDKVVMNINMDMISQNDENELYASGTYHHPELKPVLENIETGEISLLFGHDRPEQGYDDWTNASDHGPFHAKGKTFIYFGVEDHEHYHKASDEFETIPQDFYKKSVQVILNAILALDKK, encoded by the coding sequence ATGAAGTATTCACCTTTATTTTTAGTTTTTTTATTCATCATAAATGCGGGTTGTACCGCTCAACAAACAAAACCTTCCTTAGATACAGAGCAGCTGATTGAAGATTTAAGGGTGATTTCTTCTGATGAAATGGAGGGACGCAGAACCGGAACCGAAGGAAATAAAAAAGCACGGAAATATCTGGTGAAGCGTTTTGAGGAAGAAGGAGCTAAACCTTTTCAAGGTTCATTCACTCATAGTTTCGATTTTACTTCTAGAGGTGGGGAGGAGAGATCTGGGATAAATGTTATTGGACAGATTGAAGGTGAATCAGACTCAGTATTAGTAATCACAGCTCATTATGATCACTTGGGGATGGAGGACAGTCTGATTTACAACGGCGCCGATGATGATGCTTCCGGAACTGCTGCTTTGCTAGCATATATTGATTATTTCAATCAGGTTAAACCAAATCACACACTGGTGTTTGCCGCTTTTGATGCTGAAGAAATGGGACTGCAGGGAGCAAGAGCTTTAGTCAAGGATTCTGTTTTTCTGGATAAGGTAGTTATGAACATTAACATGGATATGATTAGCCAGAACGATGAGAATGAACTTTATGCAAGTGGAACATACCACCATCCTGAGTTGAAGCCTGTTCTGGAGAATATTGAAACCGGGGAGATAAGCCTGCTTTTTGGTCACGACCGGCCTGAGCAGGGCTACGATGATTGGACTAATGCTTCCGATCATGGTCCATTTCATGCAAAAGGAAAAACGTTCATTTACTTTGGTGTTGAAGATCATGAACACTATCACAAAGCATCCGACGAATTTGAAACTATTCCCCAAGACTTCTACAAAAAATCAGTACAGGTAATACTGAATGCTATTTTGGCTTTAGATAAAAAGTGA
- a CDS encoding osmotically inducible protein OsmC, whose product MQIDVTWLGKDFHMEAENETDGKIRIDGKNNIGGLEGGLSPMQLLLAGIGGCSAIDVISILEKQKQKLTDLKVEVDGDRQKLDAGYSEYKTIHLHFILSGELDKKKVERALDLSITKYCSVSKALEKGSEISYDYEIV is encoded by the coding sequence ATGCAAATTGACGTAACCTGGCTGGGCAAAGACTTCCACATGGAAGCTGAAAATGAAACTGACGGTAAAATCCGGATTGACGGGAAAAATAATATTGGTGGCTTGGAAGGCGGGTTAAGCCCCATGCAGCTTTTGTTAGCCGGCATAGGTGGCTGCAGCGCAATTGATGTGATTTCCATCCTTGAAAAACAGAAGCAAAAACTTACTGACCTGAAAGTAGAAGTTGATGGAGATCGTCAAAAATTAGATGCCGGATATTCTGAATACAAAACAATTCATTTGCACTTTATTCTTTCCGGAGAACTCGATAAGAAGAAAGTGGAACGTGCTTTGGACTTATCAATCACAAAGTATTGCTCGGTATCAAAAGCCCTCGAGAAAGGTTCAGAAATAAGCTATGACTACGAAATTGTTTAG
- a CDS encoding ATP phosphoribosyltransferase — protein MNRTKDSSTSLRIAIQKSGRLTDKTIDLLEGIGIEFDNYKRNLIVKTRNFDVELLLLRDDDIPEYVQDGVCDLGFVGANETQENGADVTPIRDLQYGKCRLSLAAPKDGDIREPKDFEGKKVATSYPNLTKKFFSEKGIDIKVVEISGAVEIAPQLEVADAIVDLVSSGGTLRANGLVELDTILESQTQLIRTNKELSPGKQHLIEKFLVRMDGYQQAAKSRYIMLNAATKDVDTIKKIIPSLKSPTVMPLAETDMVAIHTVIPLDKFWIVMEELKEAGASDIVMLPIESMIL, from the coding sequence ATGAACAGAACGAAAGATTCTTCAACTTCTTTGCGCATTGCTATTCAAAAAAGTGGCCGACTGACAGATAAAACCATCGACTTGCTCGAAGGAATAGGCATTGAATTTGATAACTATAAAAGAAACCTCATTGTTAAAACCCGCAACTTTGATGTGGAACTCCTGCTCCTTCGGGATGACGACATTCCTGAATATGTACAGGATGGAGTATGTGATCTAGGGTTTGTGGGAGCCAACGAAACTCAGGAAAACGGTGCTGATGTAACTCCTATCAGAGACCTGCAATACGGTAAATGCAGACTCTCGCTGGCTGCTCCAAAAGATGGTGATATCCGGGAACCCAAAGATTTTGAAGGCAAGAAAGTAGCCACCAGTTACCCAAATCTGACTAAAAAATTCTTTAGCGAAAAGGGTATAGATATTAAAGTGGTCGAAATTTCAGGGGCCGTTGAGATTGCTCCACAGCTGGAAGTAGCAGACGCTATTGTTGATTTGGTTTCCTCAGGGGGAACATTGCGAGCAAATGGGTTAGTTGAGCTGGATACAATCCTGGAATCTCAAACCCAGCTGATTCGAACAAACAAAGAGCTATCACCAGGAAAGCAGCATTTAATTGAAAAGTTTCTGGTGCGAATGGATGGGTATCAGCAGGCAGCTAAAAGCCGCTATATTATGCTGAATGCAGCAACAAAAGACGTTGATACCATCAAGAAAATCATCCCATCTTTGAAGAGCCCAACGGTGATGCCATTGGCAGAAACGGATATGGTTGCCATTCATACCGTTATACCGTTAGATAAATTTTGGATAGTGATGGAAGAATTGAAAGAAGCCGGTGCTTCTGATATCGTTATGCTTCCAATTGAAAGTATGATTTTATAA
- the hisD gene encoding histidinol dehydrogenase, with protein MKRYSFTELSEEKVKSLIKRPKIDFASIFGTVQPILDEVESAGDEAVKKFTKQFDSVDLGEVAINPKGVEVSFSAEVKDAIDTAFDNIFRFHKAQLSHPLEVETMPGVRCMKVARPIERVGFYVPGGTAILPSTAMMLTIPAMLAGCTTKVLATPPRKDGSIAPEIIYIAQKAGVDTILKAGGAQAVAAMAFGTETVPKVDKIFGPGNQYVTAAKMILQNSEAQISIDMPAGPSEVLVIADGQANPAYVAADLLSQAEHGKDSQVVLVATTAFDLDMLNEELDSQLEQLPRQEMAKKALDNSFTVVVEDLGQAFNFSNQYAPEHLIVNIENAEDHAEKVINAGSVFLGQFTPESVGDYASGTNHTLPTYGYARMYSGVNLAAFQKSVTMQSLSEEGLKNIGPTVEKLAALEELQAHKNAVSIRLKDLK; from the coding sequence ATGAAGAGATATAGTTTTACAGAATTATCGGAAGAAAAAGTTAAGTCGCTGATCAAAAGACCCAAGATCGATTTCGCTTCTATTTTTGGAACGGTTCAACCCATTTTAGATGAAGTTGAATCAGCAGGAGATGAAGCCGTTAAAAAATTCACAAAACAATTCGATTCGGTAGACTTAGGTGAGGTTGCCATCAACCCAAAAGGAGTCGAAGTTTCGTTTTCTGCTGAAGTCAAAGACGCTATTGATACTGCTTTTGATAATATTTTCCGGTTCCATAAAGCACAGCTTTCACATCCTTTAGAGGTAGAAACCATGCCGGGAGTTCGGTGTATGAAAGTAGCCCGACCAATCGAGCGAGTTGGGTTCTATGTTCCCGGAGGTACAGCCATTCTGCCTTCAACAGCAATGATGTTAACTATACCGGCAATGCTTGCAGGATGTACAACGAAAGTACTTGCAACGCCTCCACGCAAAGATGGGAGTATAGCTCCGGAGATTATATACATTGCCCAAAAAGCGGGTGTTGATACTATTCTAAAAGCCGGGGGCGCTCAAGCTGTTGCGGCGATGGCATTCGGTACAGAAACGGTACCCAAAGTGGATAAAATCTTTGGTCCCGGTAATCAATATGTAACGGCTGCAAAAATGATTCTGCAGAACAGTGAGGCGCAAATTAGTATTGATATGCCGGCTGGTCCTTCGGAAGTGTTGGTGATTGCTGATGGACAGGCAAATCCGGCTTATGTAGCAGCAGATTTACTTTCACAAGCTGAACACGGGAAAGACAGTCAGGTTGTTTTGGTAGCAACAACGGCATTTGATTTAGATATGCTAAATGAAGAATTAGATAGCCAGCTTGAACAGCTACCCCGTCAAGAAATGGCGAAAAAGGCTTTAGATAACAGCTTTACGGTAGTTGTTGAAGATTTGGGGCAGGCTTTTAACTTTTCAAATCAATATGCTCCTGAGCATTTAATTGTGAATATTGAGAATGCTGAAGACCATGCAGAGAAAGTCATCAATGCGGGCTCAGTATTTCTTGGACAGTTTACTCCTGAAAGTGTAGGCGACTATGCATCAGGAACCAATCACACTCTGCCTACATACGGGTATGCCCGGATGTATAGTGGGGTGAATTTGGCTGCATTTCAGAAATCTGTTACCATGCAGTCGTTAAGTGAAGAAGGGCTAAAGAATATTGGCCCAACCGTTGAAAAGCTTGCAGCTCTCGAAGAGCTTCAGGCACATAAAAATGCAGTAAGTATTCGGCTAAAAGATTTAAAATGA
- the hisC gene encoding histidinol-phosphate transaminase, with amino-acid sequence MKKEIDINNLVRENIKNLKPYRSARDDFDSGILLDANENSFGAPFADDLELNRYPMPYQEDLRAKIAAFRGVKQENVFVGVGSDEAIDLLYRIFCQPGKDSVIINPPTYGMYKVSADINDVDYDEVLLTEGFQLQPQKILEAVKPNTKMIFVCSPNNPTANSMALDDILSVLEGFDGMVIVDEAYIDFSQEHSLTALVDEYSNLVVLQTMSKSFGLAGIRLGIAIGSPEVISYMMKVKAPYNVNKLTSRKALDAFSSLDHVSKNIESILDERERVIQRLITFEEVEYVHPTDANFVLFKIQNALEVYKKMANQGVIIRYRGNEPHCEDCLRLTIGTAAENDRFFEALEQITNS; translated from the coding sequence ATGAAGAAAGAAATAGATATCAACAATCTTGTTCGGGAAAACATTAAAAACCTAAAGCCTTACCGTAGTGCTCGGGATGATTTCGATTCGGGGATTTTGCTCGATGCAAACGAAAATAGTTTTGGAGCACCTTTTGCGGATGATTTAGAATTGAATCGCTATCCCATGCCTTATCAGGAAGACCTGCGGGCGAAGATTGCAGCATTTCGTGGAGTGAAGCAAGAAAATGTATTTGTTGGAGTTGGAAGTGATGAAGCTATCGACCTGCTTTATCGTATTTTTTGCCAGCCCGGCAAGGACAGTGTGATTATTAATCCACCTACCTACGGAATGTATAAAGTCTCGGCAGACATCAATGATGTGGATTATGATGAAGTGCTTTTGACAGAAGGTTTTCAACTTCAGCCCCAAAAAATACTGGAAGCCGTAAAGCCGAATACTAAAATGATATTTGTTTGTTCACCCAATAATCCAACAGCAAACAGCATGGCTTTGGATGACATTCTTTCTGTTTTGGAAGGATTTGACGGCATGGTGATTGTCGATGAAGCATATATTGACTTTAGTCAGGAGCACAGCCTTACAGCTTTAGTAGATGAGTATTCAAACCTGGTGGTACTCCAAACGATGTCAAAATCGTTTGGATTGGCCGGAATCCGGTTAGGGATAGCGATTGGAAGCCCTGAAGTGATAAGCTATATGATGAAAGTTAAAGCTCCTTACAATGTAAATAAGCTTACATCCCGGAAAGCTCTTGATGCTTTTTCAAGCCTTGACCACGTGAGCAAGAATATTGAATCTATTTTGGATGAAAGAGAAAGGGTAATACAAAGACTAATTACTTTCGAAGAGGTTGAATACGTACATCCAACGGATGCCAATTTTGTTCTTTTCAAAATCCAGAATGCACTGGAAGTCTATAAAAAAATGGCAAATCAGGGTGTTATAATTCGTTACAGAGGAAACGAACCGCATTGCGAAGATTGTCTCCGTCTTACCATTGGAACCGCTGCTGAAAATGACAGGTTCTTCGAGGCTTTAGAACAAATAACCAACTCTTAA
- a CDS encoding imidazoleglycerol-phosphate dehydratase: protein MLISIKKDALNDPKDKFLFRPETLSSLRKIADHGHNLMIEDEAISPQQKEMLEQEDVPFESNGKFDYELSAKDEKLEIVQDSKSILASDSWEAIVKFFTLEARKAYLERKTNETEISIDINLDGTGKSEIETGLNFFDHMLDQIARHGLIDLTLKCVGDLEVDEHHTVEDVAIALGEVISTALGNKKGIERYSFVLPMDETQATVALDLSGRPYLVFEGEFKREYVGDLPTEMVKHFFYSLAMNLKATIHVSFDGENDHHKIEACFKGLARVLKMAIERNGRIKNLVPSSKGTL, encoded by the coding sequence ATGTTGATTTCTATTAAAAAAGACGCTCTTAATGACCCGAAAGATAAGTTTCTATTCCGTCCAGAAACATTATCGTCGCTGAGGAAGATTGCAGATCATGGACACAACCTCATGATCGAAGATGAGGCAATTTCACCCCAGCAAAAGGAAATGTTGGAGCAGGAAGATGTTCCCTTCGAAAGCAATGGGAAGTTTGATTACGAGTTGTCAGCAAAAGATGAAAAGCTGGAAATAGTTCAGGATTCTAAATCAATTTTAGCATCAGATAGTTGGGAAGCCATCGTTAAATTTTTTACGCTGGAAGCACGTAAAGCCTACCTCGAACGAAAGACGAATGAAACAGAAATCAGCATAGACATCAACTTGGATGGCACCGGTAAATCAGAAATTGAAACCGGATTGAATTTCTTCGATCATATGCTGGACCAAATTGCACGGCACGGCTTGATTGATTTAACTCTGAAATGCGTGGGCGACTTGGAAGTTGATGAACATCACACGGTGGAAGATGTAGCGATAGCGCTGGGAGAAGTAATATCAACAGCATTGGGTAATAAGAAAGGAATTGAACGCTACAGCTTTGTTTTACCAATGGATGAAACACAGGCTACCGTAGCCTTAGATCTTTCCGGCAGGCCATATTTAGTATTTGAAGGAGAGTTTAAGAGAGAGTATGTAGGGGATTTACCAACCGAAATGGTAAAACATTTTTTTTATAGTCTTGCAATGAACTTGAAGGCAACGATTCATGTTAGCTTTGACGGTGAAAATGACCACCACAAAATTGAAGCTTGCTTTAAAGGACTCGCCCGGGTTTTAAAGATGGCTATAGAACGAAACGGGCGCATAAAAAATTTAGTCCCAAGTTCAAAAGGGACGTTGTAG
- the hisH gene encoding imidazole glycerol phosphate synthase subunit HisH: MIAIIKYKAGNTASVANALDRLGAKFYFAETPKELETAKAVIFPGVGHASSAMKSLEEKGVDEWLKQTKKPVLGICVGMQLLFESSSEGDTVGLGIIPGALKKFDEKEAKVPHMGWNKLQDTKKHPILRNLIAKHYLYFVHSYYAPVSEHTLATCNYINDFSAIVAKDNFIGVQFHPEKSGSVGSLILQNFLDLVYSPEKVSS, translated from the coding sequence ATGATTGCTATCATCAAGTACAAAGCCGGAAACACTGCTTCTGTTGCAAATGCATTAGATCGGTTAGGGGCTAAATTTTACTTTGCTGAAACACCGAAAGAACTTGAAACTGCCAAGGCAGTGATCTTCCCGGGTGTAGGTCATGCAAGCTCCGCAATGAAATCTCTCGAAGAAAAAGGCGTTGATGAGTGGCTGAAACAAACGAAAAAGCCGGTTTTGGGAATTTGCGTTGGGATGCAGCTTCTATTTGAATCTTCTTCAGAAGGAGATACGGTTGGACTCGGTATCATTCCCGGAGCGCTTAAAAAGTTTGATGAGAAAGAAGCCAAAGTACCCCATATGGGATGGAATAAACTGCAAGACACTAAGAAACATCCCATCCTTAGAAACCTAATAGCTAAGCATTATCTCTACTTTGTTCATAGCTATTATGCTCCTGTTTCAGAACATACCCTTGCTACCTGTAATTACATTAATGATTTTTCAGCGATTGTAGCCAAAGACAATTTTATTGGTGTACAATTTCATCCCGAAAAATCAGGAAGTGTAGGATCTTTGATTCTGCAGAACTTCCTCGATCTGGTCTATTCTCCTGAAAAAGTTTCGAGCTAA
- a CDS encoding outer membrane lipoprotein-sorting protein, which yields MCRLLKGFVFTLVLVTVCSTSIVAQDATEIMQRAYDRMQGNSSTAEITMTIVRPTWERSVSFKSWSLGQDYSMILTTAPARDEGTAFLMRENEIWNWLPDVNRTIKMPPSMMSQSWMGSDFSNNDLVRESSVVTDYTHILAGDSTISGYDCYKIEMTPKPEAAIVWAKVYTYVSKDEYLQLRSEFYDEDDFLVRIMNGSEVKEMGGRLIPTKMEMIPVEEIGNKTIITYQSLEFDVGLTEKFFSIQNMKRVE from the coding sequence ATGTGCCGACTGTTAAAAGGATTTGTTTTTACACTGGTTTTAGTCACAGTTTGTTCTACATCGATTGTAGCTCAAGACGCCACCGAAATCATGCAGCGGGCTTATGACAGGATGCAGGGGAATAGCTCGACAGCAGAAATTACAATGACAATCGTCCGCCCGACTTGGGAGCGAAGCGTGTCGTTTAAAAGCTGGAGCCTGGGGCAAGATTACAGCATGATATTAACTACAGCTCCCGCCCGCGATGAGGGCACTGCTTTTCTGATGAGGGAGAATGAAATCTGGAACTGGTTGCCGGATGTAAATCGTACCATTAAAATGCCGCCGTCTATGATGAGTCAGTCCTGGATGGGATCTGATTTCTCTAACAATGACTTGGTACGGGAGTCTTCAGTTGTAACAGACTACACGCATATCTTGGCAGGGGATTCGACCATTAGCGGGTACGATTGCTATAAAATTGAGATGACCCCAAAACCGGAAGCAGCTATCGTATGGGCAAAGGTATACACCTATGTGTCTAAAGATGAGTATTTACAGTTGCGGTCTGAGTTTTATGATGAAGATGATTTCCTTGTACGGATTATGAACGGATCAGAAGTCAAAGAGATGGGTGGGCGGTTGATCCCCACAAAAATGGAAATGATACCGGTGGAAGAAATAGGCAACAAAACTATTATTACCTACCAAAGCCTGGAATTTGATGTGGGTTTAACGGAGAAATTTTTCAGTATTCAAAACATGAAAAGAGTGGAATAG
- a CDS encoding transporter: MLYLNLAWRNIWRNRRRTIITILSIVVAVILSSVMRAMQEGQYDDMIENTVGTFSGYIQIQHSGYWDDQTLDNTLVVSDSLISLIEEEETVRYIIPKLQSFALAAGEEQSRPAMVMGIDVDKEQYLSNPEERLVSGNYFDSNSEQSVLVGKEMMDRLGVQLGDSLVVIGQGFRGQSATGLYVIKGSLRFPNVEMNKNALMLPLQTAQELFATYDRLSAVSIILYDAEKTEETAQNLREKLSTEDYDVMSWQDMMPELMQSIEADRGSGFILIIILYIVVGFGILGTVLMMISERTYEFGVMISVGTPRSTIFLILAVEIFVLALLGAGAGLLLSIPIAWYFNIYPIQITGDNMVEVMEIYGMEPVIQFATDPSIFYSQAIIVFIITLIFCVAPLLKASRLNPVKAMRS, from the coding sequence ATGTTATATCTAAATCTTGCCTGGAGAAATATTTGGCGTAATCGTCGCCGGACGATCATTACGATTTTGTCAATTGTAGTGGCTGTGATTTTGTCGTCGGTAATGCGGGCTATGCAGGAGGGGCAATATGATGATATGATTGAGAACACGGTCGGGACTTTTAGTGGGTACATTCAGATTCAGCATTCTGGTTATTGGGATGATCAGACCCTCGATAATACACTGGTAGTTTCAGATTCGCTTATCTCCCTTATTGAGGAGGAAGAAACGGTTAGATATATCATTCCGAAACTGCAATCATTTGCGCTTGCAGCGGGTGAAGAACAGAGTCGGCCCGCCATGGTTATGGGTATTGATGTTGACAAGGAACAATATTTGAGTAATCCTGAAGAGCGCTTAGTATCGGGAAATTACTTTGACTCTAACAGCGAGCAGTCGGTGCTGGTAGGTAAAGAGATGATGGACCGCCTCGGCGTTCAACTAGGCGATAGTTTGGTGGTAATTGGTCAGGGATTTCGGGGACAGAGCGCTACCGGATTGTATGTGATAAAGGGAAGCTTACGTTTCCCGAACGTAGAGATGAACAAAAATGCACTGATGCTTCCCCTGCAAACGGCTCAAGAGCTTTTTGCAACATACGATCGGCTATCGGCGGTTTCTATCATCCTATATGATGCAGAAAAAACGGAGGAAACCGCTCAAAACCTGAGAGAGAAATTGTCAACGGAAGATTATGATGTGATGAGTTGGCAAGATATGATGCCGGAGCTCATGCAAAGCATTGAAGCCGACCGCGGAAGTGGTTTTATCCTGATTATTATTTTATACATTGTGGTGGGTTTTGGAATATTGGGTACTGTTTTGATGATGATCAGTGAGCGAACCTATGAGTTTGGAGTCATGATCTCAGTTGGTACTCCCAGGAGCACTATCTTTCTGATTCTTGCAGTAGAAATATTTGTACTGGCACTTTTAGGTGCCGGAGCTGGCCTTTTGTTATCCATTCCGATTGCGTGGTATTTCAACATATATCCTATCCAAATAACCGGAGACAATATGGTTGAAGTGATGGAAATTTATGGAATGGAACCGGTGATTCAGTTTGCTACAGATCCTTCCATATTCTACTCGCAGGCCATCATCGTATTCATAATTACACTCATATTTTGTGTGGCTCCACTGCTCAAAGCCAGCCGCCTGAATCCTGTAAAAGCAATGAGGTCTTGA